In one window of Chryseobacterium viscerum DNA:
- a CDS encoding PLP-dependent aminotransferase family protein: protein MNKEFLYTEIADGIAEQIRNGILKAGDKLPSVRMLCHEHQVSMNTAKRVFLELESQSLVESKPQSGYFVSQLLSAKLPLPEVSRPSLIANNDEPDELISKVYENMGKKDLTFFSIGIPSGDLLPQAKLKKEIVNAIRELKEGGTEYEELQGNLKLRRMIAIRSLQWGGNLSENDLITTNGGMNALSFCLMALGKPGDTIAIESPCYPGILQLANGLGLKVLEIPTHPTTGIEIEALKKVIPKIDICLLIPNFNSPLGSCMPDENKKEIVKILSENNIPLIEDDVYGDLYFGSTRPKCCKSFDKDGSVLYCSSISKTLAPGYRVGWIAPGRYKDKIMKLKLLHSTSSISIVNEAVANFLKSGKYEKHLQQLRRTLQNNYQNYVQTIAESFPEGTRTSRPQGGLSLWVEFDKKIRTTELYDLAIKQNISIAPGRMFTLQEQFENCMRLCIGLPWSEDTQAKLRLVGQLAKKIYLKEGR from the coding sequence ATGAACAAAGAATTTTTATATACAGAAATTGCAGACGGAATTGCAGAACAGATAAGGAATGGTATTTTAAAGGCCGGAGACAAGTTACCTTCAGTAAGAATGCTATGTCATGAACATCAGGTAAGTATGAATACAGCCAAACGTGTTTTCCTGGAGCTGGAATCCCAGTCTTTGGTAGAATCCAAGCCACAATCCGGTTATTTTGTAAGCCAGTTATTATCCGCAAAACTTCCTTTACCGGAAGTGAGCCGTCCGTCATTGATTGCCAATAACGATGAACCGGATGAACTGATCAGTAAGGTATATGAAAATATGGGGAAAAAGGATCTTACTTTTTTCTCTATTGGTATTCCGTCCGGAGATCTTCTGCCACAGGCAAAACTGAAAAAAGAAATCGTAAACGCCATCAGGGAATTAAAAGAAGGAGGTACAGAATATGAAGAACTTCAGGGAAATCTGAAGTTGAGAAGAATGATTGCCATACGTTCTTTGCAATGGGGAGGAAATCTGAGTGAAAACGATCTTATCACTACCAATGGCGGAATGAATGCTTTGTCTTTCTGCTTAATGGCATTAGGAAAACCCGGCGATACCATTGCTATTGAAAGTCCATGCTACCCGGGAATTCTACAGCTGGCAAACGGATTAGGCCTTAAAGTACTGGAAATTCCTACCCATCCTACTACCGGAATAGAAATTGAAGCTTTAAAAAAAGTAATCCCTAAAATAGATATCTGCCTGCTCATTCCCAACTTCAATTCGCCATTGGGAAGCTGTATGCCTGATGAAAATAAAAAGGAAATTGTAAAAATACTTTCGGAAAACAACATTCCGCTCATTGAGGATGACGTCTATGGAGATCTTTATTTCGGCTCTACCCGTCCGAAATGCTGTAAATCTTTTGATAAAGACGGGAGTGTCCTGTATTGCAGTTCTATTTCAAAAACTTTGGCTCCTGGATATCGTGTAGGCTGGATTGCTCCAGGAAGGTATAAAGATAAAATCATGAAGCTTAAGCTCTTGCACTCCACGTCCTCTATTTCAATTGTGAATGAAGCTGTGGCCAACTTTCTGAAATCCGGAAAGTATGAAAAACATCTCCAACAGCTCCGCAGAACCCTGCAAAACAATTATCAGAACTATGTTCAGACCATTGCGGAATCTTTCCCGGAAGGCACCAGAACCAGCCGTCCGCAGGGAGGGTTGTCTTTATGGGTAGAATTTGACAAGAAGATACGGACAACAGAGTTATACGATCTGGCCATCAAGCAAAACATAAGCATTGCTCCCGGAAGAATGTTTACCTTGCAGGAGCAGTTTGAAAACTGTATGAGACTCTGCATAGGACTTCCGTGGTCGGAAGATACACAGGCAAAGCTCAGACTGGTTGGGCAGCTTGCCAAAAAGATTTATTTAAAGGAAGGAAGATAG
- a CDS encoding Crp/Fnr family transcriptional regulator, producing the protein MKNINDYLAKVLNVPLQNVNTCSLHYEVKKIPKNQFLLQYGEICRHIFFVEKGLLKMYSIDKNGKEHIIQFAPESWLISDRSSLYFNEKSIYYIEAVEDSEILFLHPDFFNKLVEQFPNSIERSDFLLQKHIRSLQNRINSLLGETAEERYMKFIKMYPDLLLRVPQWMIASYLGITPESLSRVRKELARKNFVPDNK; encoded by the coding sequence ATGAAGAATATAAATGATTATTTAGCCAAAGTTTTAAATGTTCCCCTTCAAAATGTGAACACTTGCAGCCTGCACTATGAAGTAAAGAAAATTCCTAAAAATCAGTTTCTTCTTCAGTATGGTGAGATATGCCGGCATATATTCTTTGTAGAAAAAGGACTGTTGAAGATGTATTCCATTGATAAAAACGGAAAAGAGCATATTATACAGTTTGCCCCTGAAAGCTGGCTGATTTCTGACCGAAGCAGTCTTTATTTCAATGAAAAATCCATTTATTATATAGAAGCGGTGGAAGATTCAGAAATTCTGTTTCTACACCCTGATTTCTTTAATAAATTAGTGGAACAGTTTCCGAACAGTATTGAAAGAAGTGATTTCCTTCTTCAGAAACATATCAGAAGCCTTCAAAACAGGATCAACTCTTTGCTTGGTGAGACTGCAGAAGAAAGATATATGAAATTCATTAAAATGTATCCGGATTTACTTTTGAGAGTTCCTCAATGGATGATTGCTTCTTACCTTGGAATTACTCCTGAGAGTCTGAGCCGTGTAAGAAAAGAACTGGCGAGAAAGAATTTCGTTCCGGATAATAAATAA
- the ytxJ gene encoding bacillithiol system redox-active protein YtxJ, whose translation MSFFDKIFSGKNETPDQKTFWKKIESEEDLTKAIEDSFQNRIAIFKHSTSCFISRTVLKNFEKEVENSDQPVNVYYLDLLAHRPVSNKIAADFEIRHESPQLIVIENGKPVNNASHQDISLSQIVS comes from the coding sequence ATGAGTTTTTTTGATAAAATATTCAGTGGAAAAAACGAAACCCCTGACCAAAAAACATTCTGGAAAAAGATAGAGTCTGAAGAAGACCTTACAAAAGCTATAGAAGACTCTTTTCAGAATAGAATTGCTATATTTAAACATTCAACAAGCTGTTTTATCAGCAGAACTGTACTGAAGAACTTTGAAAAAGAAGTTGAAAATTCAGATCAGCCGGTCAATGTATATTATCTTGACCTATTGGCTCACAGACCTGTTTCCAATAAGATAGCGGCAGATTTTGAGATCAGACATGAAAGTCCGCAACTGATTGTAATAGAGAACGGAAAGCCTGTAAACAATGCGTCACACCAGGATATTTCTTTAAGCCAGATTGTATCATGA
- a CDS encoding DUF1569 domain-containing protein, with protein sequence MVRKHLNNPIYYKEIVDRISMLSENSLGRWGKMNVCQMLRHCDLVLQVALRKVELPRINVAYKTIGIFTKAEMYVFNNGIPRNMPTFQKLIVNFECDFDASKTNLMKTLEEFLEACEKSHLPDHHRLFGEMTEKDWTFLEYKHLDHHLKQFNV encoded by the coding sequence TTGGTAAGAAAACATCTTAATAATCCCATATATTATAAGGAAATTGTTGACCGAATTTCCATGTTATCTGAAAATTCCCTTGGAAGGTGGGGGAAAATGAACGTATGTCAAATGCTAAGGCACTGTGATCTAGTTCTTCAGGTAGCTTTGAGAAAAGTGGAACTTCCCCGTATCAATGTTGCGTATAAGACGATAGGGATATTCACTAAAGCAGAAATGTATGTCTTCAATAATGGAATTCCCAGAAACATGCCTACTTTTCAAAAACTAATCGTTAATTTTGAGTGTGATTTTGATGCATCAAAAACCAATCTGATGAAAACGCTGGAGGAATTCCTGGAAGCTTGTGAAAAAAGCCACCTGCCGGATCATCACAGATTATTCGGTGAAATGACTGAAAAAGACTGGACATTTCTTGAATACAAACATCTTGATCACCATCTAAAACAATTTAATGTATGA
- a CDS encoding YfiT family bacillithiol transferase, protein MSDLEKKKFPIGQFEAPENICDTTLDTYIKVIKDFPGRLKNLIEHFTDDQLDTPYREGGWTVRQLVNHLSDSHMNSFIRFKLALTEDNPTIKPYDEAKWAELQDSYHMPVKPAMRMLKGTHQRWVVLLKSLTNKQFERTFHHPEHNKNYNLRESLALYVWHCNHHFAHIENLKIEKGW, encoded by the coding sequence ATGAGTGATTTAGAGAAAAAAAAGTTTCCAATAGGCCAGTTTGAAGCTCCGGAAAATATCTGTGATACCACATTGGATACCTACATCAAAGTAATCAAAGACTTTCCCGGCAGACTAAAAAATCTCATTGAACATTTTACAGACGATCAATTGGATACTCCTTACAGAGAAGGAGGCTGGACTGTAAGACAACTTGTAAACCACCTTTCAGACAGTCATATGAATAGTTTTATACGTTTTAAGCTGGCTCTTACAGAAGATAATCCTACTATAAAACCTTATGATGAAGCGAAATGGGCTGAGCTTCAGGACAGCTATCATATGCCTGTAAAACCGGCTATGAGGATGTTGAAAGGAACACACCAGAGATGGGTTGTGCTTCTTAAAAGCCTTACGAATAAACAATTTGAAAGAACTTTTCATCATCCGGAGCACAATAAAAATTATAATTTAAGAGAAAGCCTTGCTTTGTACGTTTGGCATTGTAATCATCATTTTGCTCATATTGAAAATCTGAAGATAGAAAAAGGTTGGTAA
- a CDS encoding DEAD/DEAH box helicase yields the protein MSFESLGLSHNIIRSVNKLGYLKPFPIQEQAVPVILQGKDLMGIAQTGSGKTACFVMPILEKLQNAEVKKDRNVQVLILVPTRELAIQIDEVFRAFTENLKREVRTMAVYGGVSINPQMKGMFGVEVLIATPGRLLDLIDHNALSISGIQHLVIDEADKMFQLGFGEEMNKLFAMMPVVKQTTLFSATLNDKVSEMKERLSINPTIIEIKKEEVEIDNIEQLAYHVSPENKGPFLRYLIKEKKVEKALIFVSSTRSADNLVEKLKKNKIKAVAIHSQKSQGARRNNLEEFKVNGAQILVATDLIGRGIHIESLPCVINYELPRSPLDYIHRIGRTGRANEKGTAISILTDDELQHFRVIQKKMGKKVTLQRTEGIDLHGY from the coding sequence ATGTCATTTGAATCGTTAGGATTATCACACAATATTATTCGTTCTGTTAACAAACTGGGGTATTTAAAGCCATTTCCAATACAAGAGCAGGCGGTTCCTGTTATTTTGCAGGGGAAAGATCTGATGGGGATTGCACAGACAGGTTCCGGGAAAACGGCTTGTTTTGTAATGCCGATTTTAGAAAAACTACAGAATGCAGAAGTTAAAAAAGATCGTAATGTTCAGGTTTTAATATTGGTTCCTACACGTGAATTGGCTATACAGATTGATGAAGTTTTCAGAGCTTTTACAGAAAATCTGAAGCGGGAGGTTCGTACAATGGCTGTTTATGGAGGTGTTTCTATCAATCCGCAGATGAAAGGAATGTTTGGAGTAGAAGTTCTTATTGCCACTCCAGGACGTTTGTTAGACTTAATTGACCATAATGCATTGAGTATTTCAGGAATTCAGCATTTGGTGATTGATGAGGCGGATAAAATGTTTCAGCTGGGCTTTGGAGAAGAAATGAATAAACTTTTCGCGATGATGCCTGTGGTGAAACAAACTACTTTATTTTCAGCGACTTTAAATGATAAGGTTTCTGAAATGAAAGAACGTCTGTCTATCAATCCTACTATTATTGAAATTAAAAAAGAAGAGGTTGAAATTGATAATATCGAGCAGCTGGCCTATCATGTTTCTCCGGAAAATAAAGGCCCTTTCCTGCGTTATTTAATTAAAGAAAAAAAGGTGGAAAAGGCTTTGATCTTTGTTTCGTCTACAAGATCTGCAGATAACCTGGTAGAAAAGCTTAAAAAAAATAAAATTAAGGCGGTGGCTATTCACAGCCAGAAATCGCAGGGAGCCCGCAGGAATAACCTGGAAGAGTTTAAAGTAAACGGAGCCCAGATTTTGGTGGCAACAGATCTGATTGGCCGTGGAATTCATATCGAATCACTACCATGTGTGATCAATTACGAATTGCCGCGTTCCCCATTAGATTATATTCACCGTATCGGCAGAACAGGACGTGCTAATGAGAAAGGAACAGCAATCAGTATTCTGACAGATGATGAATTGCAGCATTTCAGAGTGATTCAAAAGAAAATGGGGAAAAAAGTAACCCTGCAAAGAACAGAAGGTATTGATTTACACGGATATTAA
- the pncA gene encoding bifunctional nicotinamidase/pyrazinamidase translates to MKKALIIVDVQNDFCEGGALAVPGSNEIIPYINLLMEENAYDQVVLTQDWHPAGHKSFASSNGRQVGESIILNGVPQFMWPNHCVQGTFGAEFHKDLNRDKVTHIVQKGKNIEIDSYSGFQDNNHFMKTGLDDFLKYHDIQLVEIVGLALDYCVKFTAQDAVANGYVTCLHFNGTRAVNVKPDNARDAIYEMIEKGVTVLG, encoded by the coding sequence ATGAAAAAAGCGTTAATAATAGTCGATGTACAGAATGATTTTTGTGAAGGCGGAGCCCTTGCAGTCCCTGGATCCAACGAAATTATCCCGTATATCAATCTTCTGATGGAGGAAAATGCATATGATCAGGTGGTTCTTACACAGGACTGGCATCCTGCAGGCCACAAAAGTTTTGCAAGCAGTAATGGCAGACAGGTTGGAGAAAGTATTATTTTAAATGGTGTTCCACAGTTTATGTGGCCGAATCACTGTGTTCAGGGAACTTTCGGGGCAGAATTCCACAAAGATCTGAACAGAGACAAAGTAACCCATATTGTACAAAAAGGAAAAAATATAGAAATTGACAGTTACAGCGGTTTCCAGGATAATAATCACTTTATGAAAACCGGGCTGGATGATTTCTTAAAATATCACGATATCCAACTGGTTGAAATCGTAGGGTTGGCATTAGACTATTGCGTGAAGTTCACTGCTCAGGATGCTGTGGCTAACGGATATGTTACTTGTCTTCATTTCAACGGAACACGTGCCGTCAACGTAAAACCAGACAACGCCAGAGATGCCATCTACGAGATGATTGAAAAAGGGGTAACGGTATTGGGATAG
- a CDS encoding pseudouridine synthase: MGSKSERKPYITNKSESFERKSFGKPKRGGNSFDTRDKYERGSLKYGRRPSNGDERDDRAKSFVQKRRLNKIDKDVHKDTIRLNKYIANSGICSRREADDLITQGLVEVNGKVVNEMGYQVQKTDRVVFDGQNITPEKPVYVLLNKPKGYISTTKDDKARKTVMDLVANASPYRVFPVGRLDRSTTGVILLTNDGHMTKKLTHPSFDAKKIYHVTLDKKLTGEDLRLIAEGIRLDEGVAVVDQISYIEGKPKNEIGIEIHIGWNRVIRRIFQRLGYEVEALDRVMFAGLTKKNIKRGHWRILTELEVNNLKML, from the coding sequence ATGGGTTCAAAATCTGAAAGAAAACCATACATCACGAATAAAAGTGAGAGTTTTGAGAGAAAGTCTTTCGGAAAACCAAAAAGAGGAGGAAACAGTTTTGATACAAGAGATAAATATGAAAGAGGTAGTCTGAAATATGGCAGAAGACCCTCTAATGGAGATGAAAGAGATGACAGAGCAAAATCTTTTGTACAAAAAAGAAGGTTAAATAAAATTGACAAAGATGTTCATAAGGATACTATCCGTCTCAATAAGTATATTGCCAATTCAGGAATTTGCAGTAGGAGAGAAGCTGATGATCTTATTACCCAGGGGCTGGTAGAAGTAAACGGAAAAGTAGTTAACGAAATGGGCTATCAGGTACAGAAAACTGACAGAGTAGTTTTTGACGGGCAAAATATTACTCCGGAAAAACCTGTTTATGTACTTTTGAATAAGCCAAAAGGTTATATTTCTACAACGAAAGATGACAAAGCCAGAAAAACTGTAATGGATCTTGTAGCTAATGCTTCTCCTTACAGAGTTTTCCCGGTTGGAAGATTAGACCGTTCCACAACGGGGGTAATTTTATTGACCAATGACGGGCACATGACTAAAAAATTAACGCATCCATCTTTTGATGCTAAAAAGATTTATCATGTAACGCTGGATAAAAAGCTTACGGGTGAAGATCTACGTCTTATCGCAGAAGGAATCCGTCTTGATGAAGGAGTAGCAGTTGTTGATCAGATTTCGTACATTGAAGGAAAACCTAAAAATGAAATCGGAATTGAGATTCATATCGGATGGAACCGTGTTATCAGAAGAATATTCCAAAGATTAGGGTACGAAGTGGAAGCTTTAGACAGAGTAATGTTTGCAGGATTAACGAAGAAGAATATCAAGAGAGGACACTGGAGAATCCTTACAGAACTGGAAGTAAACAACCTTAAAATGCTTTAA
- the aroB gene encoding 3-dehydroquinate synthase codes for MITILNDNFSQLNAFLHEKSFSKIFILVDENTHEYCLPILLGNMETDLGFEILEIEAGEEMKNIQTANQLWEILTEMQADRKALVINLGGGVITDMGGFVASTYKRGIQFINIPTTLLSMCDASIGGKTGIDLMHYKNMVGTFAFPEQIFIFPKFLETLPFKELRSGFAEMLKHGLIADKNHWDQLIQVRKLEVETVIPHIQSSMNIKQDVVDKDFHEQNIRKTLNFGHTIGHAVESLCLQQGNPILHGEAVAMGMIAEAHLAYLENLISEADANMVIENVQRYYPYLDINDFKDEDITALLLNDKKNTDSKINFSLLSGIGSCTYDHQCSQENILESLSFYRKLNNA; via the coding sequence ATGATAACAATATTAAATGATAATTTTTCTCAGCTTAACGCGTTTCTTCATGAAAAGTCTTTCAGCAAAATTTTCATTCTGGTAGACGAAAACACTCATGAATACTGCCTTCCCATTCTTTTAGGAAATATGGAAACAGACCTTGGCTTTGAAATTTTAGAGATTGAAGCCGGAGAAGAAATGAAAAATATCCAGACAGCCAATCAGCTTTGGGAAATTCTTACGGAAATGCAGGCAGACAGAAAAGCATTGGTTATCAATCTTGGCGGCGGTGTGATTACCGACATGGGCGGATTTGTGGCGTCTACTTACAAAAGAGGAATCCAGTTCATCAATATCCCTACAACCCTTTTATCAATGTGTGACGCATCTATAGGAGGAAAAACAGGGATTGATCTCATGCACTATAAAAATATGGTGGGAACTTTCGCTTTCCCTGAACAGATCTTTATTTTTCCGAAATTTTTAGAAACATTACCATTTAAAGAACTGAGAAGCGGGTTCGCTGAAATGCTTAAACATGGATTAATTGCTGATAAAAATCATTGGGATCAGCTGATCCAGGTTCGTAAACTGGAGGTAGAAACGGTAATTCCGCATATTCAGTCTTCTATGAATATCAAGCAGGATGTTGTAGATAAAGATTTCCACGAACAGAATATCAGAAAAACTTTGAATTTCGGGCATACAATAGGTCATGCAGTGGAGAGTTTATGCTTACAGCAAGGAAATCCTATCCTTCACGGAGAAGCGGTTGCAATGGGAATGATTGCAGAAGCTCATCTGGCTTATCTGGAGAATCTTATTTCTGAAGCAGATGCAAATATGGTCATTGAAAATGTCCAGAGATACTATCCTTACCTGGATATCAATGATTTTAAAGATGAAGATATCACCGCATTATTACTGAATGATAAAAAGAATACAGACAGTAAAATCAATTTTTCCCTGCTTTCCGGAATCGGTTCTTGTACTTATGACCATCAGTGCAGCCAGGAAAATATCCTTGAATCTCTGTCTTTTTATAGAAAATTGAATAATGCTTAA
- a CDS encoding porin family protein, translating to MKKLILGLALTAGTFAFAQQTGNTSSNPVTFGVKGGMNVSSLSKDSGLDDQKSKIGFNAGVFANIPLAASFSVQPEVQYSQYGNKSDYTLGGTKFSASTKLDYITVPVMFQYNLIPNLYVEAGPEFGFMVSAKNKFKNESNGDSNTTDNYKDNLNTFNFGIGLGAGYYFTPNLGLTARYVAGLTDVAKNRPSGSDATRNNLFQVGLAYKFK from the coding sequence ATGAAAAAGTTAATTTTAGGATTAGCGTTAACTGCAGGAACATTCGCATTCGCTCAACAAACAGGAAACACATCTTCTAATCCGGTAACATTTGGGGTAAAAGGAGGAATGAACGTTTCTTCACTTTCAAAAGACAGTGGTCTTGATGATCAGAAATCTAAAATAGGATTCAACGCAGGTGTATTTGCAAACATTCCATTGGCAGCTTCATTCAGCGTTCAGCCGGAGGTTCAGTATTCACAATATGGTAATAAATCAGATTATACGTTAGGAGGAACAAAGTTTTCAGCTTCTACTAAATTAGATTATATTACAGTACCTGTAATGTTCCAGTATAACCTGATTCCAAATCTTTATGTGGAAGCAGGACCAGAATTTGGTTTCATGGTAAGTGCTAAAAACAAGTTCAAAAATGAATCTAACGGAGATTCTAATACTACAGATAATTACAAAGACAATCTAAATACATTTAACTTTGGTATTGGTCTTGGAGCTGGATATTATTTCACTCCGAACTTAGGGCTTACTGCAAGATATGTTGCAGGTTTAACAGATGTAGCGAAAAACAGACCTAGCGGATCTGATGCTACAAGAAACAATCTATTCCAGGTTGGATTAGCTTATAAATTCAAATAA
- a CDS encoding porin family protein: MKKIFLSLTLIAGTFAFAQSTSTSTDAAVSPTPSASKIKFGLKAGLNVSNLSNMDMKSKAGFYGGVFMNIPVAKDFSVQPEVLYSAAGAKEKGGSNATLEIEYISIPVMFQYKVLPKLYVEAGPQFSFLMDARLKDSEGSLLLKDATRGFDFGIGLGAGYNITKNIGVNVRYTAGLSEIVNKSHRYLYGYDRTGSVKNGVFQIGVNYKF, from the coding sequence ATGAAAAAGATTTTTTTAAGCCTGACACTTATTGCAGGTACTTTTGCTTTTGCGCAAAGCACATCCACTTCAACTGATGCAGCTGTTTCACCAACACCTTCTGCATCCAAAATCAAATTCGGTTTAAAAGCAGGACTTAATGTTTCCAATCTTTCAAATATGGATATGAAATCAAAAGCGGGATTTTATGGTGGTGTTTTTATGAATATTCCTGTCGCTAAAGATTTCTCTGTTCAGCCGGAAGTTTTGTACAGTGCTGCGGGAGCTAAAGAGAAAGGAGGCAGTAATGCAACGCTTGAAATAGAATATATTTCCATACCAGTAATGTTTCAATATAAAGTACTTCCTAAGCTTTATGTAGAAGCAGGACCTCAATTTAGCTTCTTAATGGATGCAAGATTAAAAGACAGTGAAGGAAGTTTACTCCTTAAAGATGCAACAAGAGGCTTTGATTTTGGAATCGGATTGGGAGCAGGTTATAATATTACCAAAAATATCGGCGTGAATGTAAGATATACTGCAGGGCTATCTGAAATTGTAAATAAAAGCCATAGATATCTGTATGGATATGACAGAACAGGATCTGTAAAGAATGGTGTATTCCAGATAGGAGTAAATTACAAATTCTAA
- a CDS encoding porin family protein — translation MKKILLGLALVAGTFTFAQKTSTSTASSSPVRFGVKAGLNISTISHSDLNSKAGFYGGVFANIPVAQDFSVQPEVLYSGLGGKYKGNGDLKLNTDYIAVPVMLQYNLIPNLYVEAGPQFGFLISAKGKGNGGSVDIKDNLKTFDFGIGLGAGYYFTQNIGVNLRYTAGLSDVPKNNPGDASRNGVFQVGLAYKF, via the coding sequence ATGAAAAAGATTCTTTTAGGTCTTGCCTTAGTAGCAGGTACTTTTACTTTCGCTCAGAAGACTTCAACTTCTACTGCTTCATCTTCTCCAGTTAGATTTGGTGTAAAAGCAGGTCTTAATATCTCTACTATTTCTCACAGTGACTTAAATTCAAAAGCTGGATTTTATGGAGGTGTGTTTGCAAACATTCCGGTAGCACAAGACTTCTCTGTACAGCCAGAAGTATTATACAGTGGTTTGGGTGGTAAATATAAAGGTAACGGTGATCTAAAACTTAACACGGATTATATCGCAGTACCAGTAATGTTACAGTACAACCTTATTCCTAATTTATATGTAGAAGCAGGCCCTCAATTCGGTTTCCTTATCAGTGCTAAAGGAAAAGGTAACGGTGGATCTGTAGATATTAAAGACAATTTGAAAACTTTTGATTTCGGAATTGGTCTTGGAGCTGGATATTATTTCACACAAAATATCGGAGTAAACCTAAGATATACAGCAGGATTATCTGATGTCCCTAAAAACAACCCAGGTGATGCTTCTAGAAACGGAGTATTCCAGGTAGGTTTAGCTTATAAATTCTAA
- a CDS encoding porin family protein yields MKKLFLGLALTAGTLAFAQETETKTVNASPLKNDVQPIRFGIKAGGNSAYFSQQKFGINSQQLGFHAGAFVNIPISKQFSFQPEVLFNQMGAKDVMYSTETDNGVTNVKTKVQSRVNMNYISVPLMVQMRPINKFYIEAGPEFSYFLNGKNKGESTVASTTGGVTTTTSSSHSTDIDKDMINKFNFGLGLGLGYDITSNIGVSARYVNSLTKIDKSRPAAENNNRVFQLGLNYKF; encoded by the coding sequence ATGAAGAAGTTATTTTTAGGATTAGCATTAACTGCTGGTACGTTAGCTTTTGCTCAAGAGACAGAAACAAAAACAGTAAATGCATCACCACTAAAAAACGATGTTCAACCTATTAGATTCGGGATCAAGGCAGGAGGAAACTCAGCTTATTTCAGCCAGCAGAAATTCGGAATCAATAGTCAGCAATTAGGTTTCCACGCAGGTGCATTTGTTAATATTCCAATTTCAAAACAATTCAGCTTCCAGCCAGAGGTATTATTCAACCAAATGGGGGCAAAAGATGTAATGTATTCTACAGAAACTGACAATGGAGTTACGAATGTAAAGACTAAAGTACAGAGCAGAGTAAACATGAATTACATTTCAGTACCATTAATGGTTCAGATGAGACCTATCAACAAGTTTTATATTGAAGCAGGACCTGAATTCAGTTATTTCCTTAATGGGAAGAATAAAGGAGAATCTACTGTAGCAAGTACTACTGGAGGTGTTACAACAACTACTTCAAGTTCTCACTCTACAGATATCGACAAAGATATGATCAACAAATTCAATTTCGGATTGGGTCTTGGTTTAGGATATGATATCACTTCCAACATCGGTGTAAGTGCAAGATACGTAAACAGCTTAACCAAAATTGACAAAAGCAGACCTGCCGCTGAAAACAACAACAGAGTATTTCAGTTAGGCCTGAATTATAAATTTTAA